In a genomic window of Methylobacter sp. YRD-M1:
- a CDS encoding tautomerase family protein: MPLVNISILSGKSADYVKAVGDGINAAVIETMGFPPDDRYQIIHQLDSEQLQLQDRDGDRVIMHLVMRAGRSSESKQAFYKKAVENLAANPGIPPENVMITISENHDIDWSFRDGLAQFVVAPD; this comes from the coding sequence ATGCCACTCGTCAACATTTCGATATTGTCAGGCAAGTCGGCCGATTACGTTAAAGCGGTTGGGGATGGCATCAATGCCGCAGTCATTGAAACTATGGGCTTTCCACCGGATGACCGCTATCAGATTATTCATCAGCTCGATTCAGAGCAATTACAGCTTCAAGATCGAGATGGTGACCGAGTGATCATGCATTTAGTGATGCGTGCTGGGCGCTCAAGCGAATCAAAACAGGCATTTTATAAAAAAGCAGTGGAAAATTTGGCGGCCAATCCGGGCATTCCGCCCGAAAATGTCATGATAACAATTTCTGAAAACCATGATATCGATTGGTCTTTCCGTGATGGCTTGGCGCAATTTGTCGTTGCTCCGGATTGA
- a CDS encoding 3'-5' exonuclease family protein, with the protein MISIKQPMAFVDLETTGASAIKDRITEIGIVLVDEDGIQEWSRLVHPQTRIPAYIEQMTGITNAMVEQAPGFAEVAAEVEAMLQGKLFIAHNARFDYGFLKNEFNRLGMTFRPTVLCTVKLSRALYPQYRHHNLDSLMERHNLITKDRHRALADAQLIHQFWHVLLEKFSESELNGTIRQLINRSSLPSHIDPLLIHELPEGPGVYLFYGENDLPLYIGKSVSIKSRVLSHFSADHRHHKEMSLSQQLRRIDWIETAGELGALLTEAKLVKQLLPTHNQRLRRKKALCAWQLQQQGDHLRPVLAWANDLDFGAQDNLYGLYHSQRGAQKALRSLADQYQLCLSVLGLEKTAGSRPCFAHQLKKCQGACVGREQPLAHASRLLMAMTKLKLAAWPYPKAIGIREGEDLHVIDQWCYLGTAKNEADVQALLATGKPVFDRDTYLILSKALKTSKVVLLKDN; encoded by the coding sequence TTGATATCCATAAAACAGCCGATGGCTTTCGTCGATCTGGAAACCACCGGCGCCTCTGCAATTAAAGACCGTATTACAGAAATTGGCATCGTGTTAGTCGATGAAGACGGTATTCAGGAATGGAGCCGGTTGGTTCATCCGCAAACCCGAATACCTGCGTACATCGAGCAGATGACCGGCATCACTAATGCCATGGTTGAACAGGCTCCGGGGTTTGCCGAAGTGGCGGCCGAAGTCGAGGCGATGTTACAGGGCAAGCTGTTCATTGCCCACAATGCCCGTTTTGATTACGGCTTTTTGAAAAATGAATTCAATCGCCTGGGCATGACATTCAGGCCTACGGTGTTATGTACCGTCAAGTTGTCCAGAGCACTCTATCCGCAGTACAGGCATCATAATCTCGATAGCCTGATGGAACGTCATAACCTAATTACCAAAGATCGCCATCGGGCCTTGGCCGATGCCCAGTTGATTCACCAATTCTGGCATGTGCTTTTGGAAAAATTTTCCGAATCAGAGCTCAACGGCACGATTCGGCAGTTGATCAATCGTTCGAGTCTGCCATCGCATATCGACCCGCTATTGATTCATGAACTGCCTGAAGGCCCCGGCGTTTATCTATTCTATGGCGAAAATGATCTGCCGTTGTATATAGGCAAAAGCGTTAGTATTAAAAGCCGTGTTTTGTCACATTTTTCCGCCGATCACCGTCATCACAAGGAAATGAGCCTGTCGCAACAGTTACGCCGGATAGACTGGATTGAAACGGCGGGTGAATTGGGGGCATTGCTGACCGAAGCCAAGCTGGTCAAACAATTGCTGCCAACGCACAATCAACGGTTGCGAAGGAAAAAGGCGCTGTGCGCCTGGCAGCTTCAGCAGCAAGGTGATCATTTGCGGCCGGTATTGGCTTGGGCCAATGATCTTGATTTTGGCGCCCAGGACAATCTGTATGGCTTGTACCACAGTCAACGCGGTGCGCAAAAAGCATTGCGCAGTCTAGCCGATCAATACCAGCTCTGTCTGAGCGTGTTGGGGCTCGAAAAAACAGCCGGGAGCCGTCCCTGTTTTGCCCATCAGCTTAAAAAGTGCCAGGGAGCTTGCGTAGGCAGGGAACAACCGCTGGCTCATGCAAGCCGGCTATTAATGGCGATGACCAAGCTTAAACTCGCTGCCTGGCCTTATCCGAAGGCTATCGGTATTCGGGAAGGGGAGGATCTGCATGTCATTGATCAATGGTGCTACCTCGGTACGGCAAAAAATGAAGCGGATGTTCAAGCATTATTGGCTACCGGAAAGCCGGTGTTTGATCGAGATACTTATCTTATTCTCAGTAAAGCTCTGAAAACATCAAAAGTGGTCCTGTTAAAAGACAATTAA
- the gcvP gene encoding aminomethyl-transferring glycine dehydrogenase: protein MPSSRLSLDKLEMRGNFIHRHIGPDQQQIQDMLAELGLNELEDIIQQAVPADILTDEPLKLTETISERAVLKYLRRMRARNQVFTSMIGMGYYGTIMPAVIKRNVLENPAWYTAYTAYQAEVSQGRLEALLNFQQMVIDLTGMELANASLLDEATAAAEAMTMSRRLSKSTSNNVFVDQDCHPQTIAVIQTRAHSLGYEVIVGDPYFDLAQQDFFALIVQYPGSKGELHDLGEATSIAHSKSALVTVAADLLSLVLLKPPAAFGVDIVVGNSQRFGVPMGYGGPHAAFFATRDDYKRSVPGRIIGVSKDKHGQVALRMALQTREQHIRRDKATSNICTSQVLLAVIAGFYAIYHGADGLRLIAGRVHRYAEILAAGLRQLGHHVISQCYFDTLLVHTPHRAKRLAAHAAESHINIRVVDLDHIGISLDETTTRNDLRALWQVFSSPFASLPDINALDASITECIPESLLRTDDILDHPVFRRYHSETEMMRYMRRLARKDIALDRSMIPLGSCTMKLNAATAMQTISYHEFHSLHPFAPLYQTHGYQQMFAELEDMLCDLTGFDAISLQPNAGSQGEYTGLLVIRKYHEVTGQGQRNICLIPASAHGTNPASAAMAGLKVVVVACDENGNVSLDDLQAKVAEYHDTLAALMITYPSTHGVYEESFRTICDLIHKHGGQVYLDGANFNALVGLSRPGKIGADVAHLNLHKTFSIPHGGGGPGVGPIGVRAHLAPYLPDHPVVKGINPAKSKYGTIGTVSAAPWGSASILAISWAYIAMMGAAGLRRATLVAILNANYIARRLAPYYPILYTGKNGWVAHECIIDCHAFNKSCNITVDDIAKRLIDFGFHAPTVSFPVADTMMIEPTESEDKAEIDRFCDALIAIRQEIKAIEDGTADAENNILRNAPHTHRLLLEEWTLPYSKQQAFFPASYQHDDKYWPPVGRIDNVYGDRHLICTCPPLEEYE, encoded by the coding sequence ATGCCTTCATCTCGCCTCAGCCTGGACAAACTGGAAATGCGCGGCAACTTCATCCATCGCCACATCGGGCCTGATCAGCAGCAAATTCAGGATATGCTCGCCGAACTCGGCTTGAACGAACTGGAAGATATCATCCAGCAGGCTGTTCCAGCAGATATTCTGACCGACGAACCGCTGAAGTTGACTGAAACCATCAGCGAGCGCGCCGTGCTTAAATATCTGCGCAGAATGCGCGCACGCAACCAGGTGTTCACATCCATGATCGGCATGGGTTACTACGGCACAATCATGCCGGCCGTCATCAAACGCAATGTCCTGGAAAACCCCGCCTGGTACACGGCGTACACGGCCTATCAGGCCGAAGTCAGCCAGGGTCGGCTGGAAGCCTTGTTAAACTTCCAGCAAATGGTGATCGATTTGACCGGCATGGAACTGGCCAACGCCTCGCTGCTCGATGAAGCGACCGCCGCGGCCGAAGCAATGACCATGTCGCGACGTTTATCAAAAAGTACTTCCAACAACGTCTTCGTCGATCAGGACTGTCACCCGCAGACCATCGCCGTTATTCAAACCCGCGCGCACTCTCTAGGCTATGAAGTTATCGTCGGCGATCCGTATTTTGATCTGGCGCAGCAGGACTTCTTTGCGCTGATCGTGCAATACCCGGGTTCGAAAGGCGAGCTACATGATCTTGGCGAAGCTACATCAATCGCCCATAGCAAATCGGCGCTGGTTACGGTCGCGGCAGATTTACTGAGCCTGGTGCTGCTGAAGCCGCCTGCCGCCTTCGGGGTCGATATTGTCGTCGGAAATTCGCAGCGCTTTGGCGTGCCGATGGGGTACGGTGGCCCGCATGCCGCTTTTTTTGCCACCAGGGACGACTACAAGCGTTCCGTACCGGGCCGTATCATCGGCGTATCCAAAGACAAACACGGCCAAGTTGCGCTGCGCATGGCCCTGCAAACGCGCGAGCAGCATATCCGCCGTGACAAAGCCACCAGCAATATCTGCACATCGCAGGTGCTGCTGGCCGTTATTGCGGGCTTCTATGCCATCTATCACGGCGCGGATGGCCTACGCCTGATTGCCGGCCGCGTACATCGCTATGCGGAAATTCTGGCCGCCGGACTCAGGCAATTAGGGCACCACGTTATCAGTCAATGCTATTTCGACACGCTGCTTGTGCATACCCCGCACCGGGCTAAACGCCTTGCCGCGCATGCCGCCGAATCACATATCAATATACGAGTCGTCGACCTAGATCATATCGGCATTTCGCTTGATGAAACGACAACGCGCAATGATTTAAGAGCACTCTGGCAGGTATTTTCATCGCCTTTTGCTTCTCTGCCGGATATTAATGCGCTTGACGCATCGATAACGGAATGCATTCCCGAATCGTTATTGCGTACCGATGACATTCTCGACCACCCGGTATTCAGGCGCTACCATTCGGAAACCGAAATGATGCGCTACATGCGCCGACTGGCGCGGAAGGATATTGCGCTGGACCGCTCGATGATACCGCTAGGCTCCTGCACGATGAAGCTGAACGCGGCCACTGCCATGCAGACCATTTCCTATCATGAGTTTCATAGTCTGCATCCATTTGCGCCGTTGTATCAAACCCATGGCTATCAGCAAATGTTCGCCGAACTGGAGGATATGCTCTGCGATCTGACTGGCTTCGATGCCATTTCGCTGCAGCCCAATGCCGGCTCTCAGGGCGAATACACCGGATTGCTGGTCATCCGCAAATATCATGAAGTCACGGGACAAGGCCAGCGCAACATCTGCCTGATACCGGCTTCGGCACACGGCACGAATCCAGCCAGCGCCGCTATGGCTGGCCTCAAGGTCGTCGTCGTGGCCTGTGATGAAAACGGCAATGTCAGCCTTGATGATCTACAGGCGAAAGTCGCCGAATATCACGACACGCTGGCCGCATTAATGATTACCTATCCGTCCACGCATGGCGTTTATGAAGAATCATTCCGCACCATCTGCGATCTGATCCACAAGCATGGCGGGCAGGTCTATCTGGACGGCGCCAACTTCAATGCGCTGGTGGGCTTGAGCCGGCCCGGCAAAATCGGCGCCGATGTCGCCCATCTCAATCTGCACAAGACTTTCAGCATTCCGCATGGCGGCGGCGGGCCCGGCGTCGGCCCGATAGGCGTGCGCGCCCATCTGGCGCCCTATCTGCCCGATCATCCGGTGGTCAAGGGCATCAATCCGGCCAAAAGTAAATACGGCACGATCGGCACCGTGTCGGCCGCGCCATGGGGATCGGCCAGCATACTTGCCATATCCTGGGCTTACATCGCCATGATGGGGGCGGCTGGGTTGAGACGGGCGACACTGGTAGCCATTTTGAATGCCAATTATATTGCCAGGCGGCTGGCGCCTTATTACCCGATCTTATATACCGGCAAAAACGGCTGGGTCGCTCATGAATGCATTATCGACTGCCATGCCTTCAATAAATCGTGCAATATTACCGTCGACGACATAGCCAAGCGCCTGATCGACTTCGGTTTTCATGCGCCGACCGTCTCGTTCCCGGTTGCCGACACGATGATGATAGAGCCGACCGAAAGCGAGGATAAAGCCGAAATAGACCGTTTTTGCGATGCATTGATCGCGATCCGCCAGGAAATCAAGGCCATTGAAGACGGCACTGCCGATGCTGAAAACAATATACTGCGCAATGCGCCGCATACGCATCGTTTATTACTGGAAGAATGGACACTGCCTTACTCTAAACAGCAGGCTTTTTTCCCGGCCAGCTATCAGCATGACGATAAATACTGGCCTCCGGTGGGGCGTATCGATAATGTTTATGGTGACAGGCATTTAATATGCACTTGCCCGCCCTTGGAGGAATATGAATAA
- the gcvT gene encoding glycine cleavage system aminomethyltransferase GcvT has product MTTLKQTQLYSLHLERGAKMVPFAGYRMPVHYRNGTLHEHLHCRNYAGFFDISHMGQCLILGDSAAGELETLTPSDITGLVSYQQRYTVLTNDVGGIIDDIIVTRQPSGCMVIVNAACREKDFRHFKTRLSGRCHFKEMNDQALFALQGPAAATVMQKFSEAATGLSFMQACEDDINGIRCIISRSGYTGEDGFEISVAGEHADYLARLLLAEEAVEPIGLGARDSLRLEAGLCLYGHELDESITPVEAGLRWLIKKGHDQFPGADRILAQLKQGTEKSRVGLLVESKIPAREGCIIADEAGEAIGHVTSGGFSPNLGRPIAMAMLHNPAPDSDRALYARVRDHQLPVTITELPFIPHRYRR; this is encoded by the coding sequence GTGACTACGTTAAAACAAACGCAGCTTTACTCTCTTCATCTTGAACGGGGCGCCAAAATGGTACCTTTTGCCGGTTATCGGATGCCGGTACACTACCGCAACGGCACGCTGCACGAGCACCTGCATTGCCGCAATTACGCCGGCTTCTTTGACATTTCCCACATGGGCCAATGCCTGATTCTGGGCGATTCAGCCGCCGGCGAATTGGAGACGCTGACGCCCAGCGATATCACCGGACTCGTTTCCTACCAACAGCGCTATACTGTTTTGACCAACGACGTTGGCGGCATCATTGACGACATCATCGTGACCCGCCAGCCTTCAGGTTGCATGGTCATTGTCAATGCGGCCTGCAGGGAAAAAGATTTTAGGCATTTTAAAACTCGTTTATCTGGCCGCTGTCATTTCAAGGAAATGAACGATCAGGCACTTTTCGCTTTACAAGGTCCAGCCGCGGCAACGGTTATGCAGAAATTCTCTGAGGCGGCTACTGGCTTATCCTTTATGCAAGCTTGCGAAGACGATATCAACGGCATACGCTGCATAATCAGCCGCAGCGGTTATACCGGCGAAGACGGCTTTGAAATTTCTGTAGCCGGCGAGCACGCAGATTATCTTGCCCGCCTATTGTTGGCGGAAGAGGCGGTGGAACCCATAGGGCTCGGCGCACGCGACAGTTTGCGTCTGGAAGCGGGCCTGTGCCTGTACGGTCATGAACTCGATGAATCGATAACGCCTGTGGAAGCGGGACTGCGCTGGCTGATCAAGAAAGGCCATGATCAATTTCCGGGCGCTGATAGGATTCTGGCGCAGCTAAAGCAGGGTACAGAGAAAAGCCGTGTTGGCCTGCTGGTCGAAAGCAAAATACCGGCGCGGGAGGGATGCATTATTGCTGATGAAGCGGGTGAAGCCATCGGCCATGTTACCAGCGGCGGTTTTTCCCCCAACCTTGGCCGCCCCATCGCCATGGCAATGCTGCACAACCCGGCGCCGGACTCCGACAGAGCATTATACGCACGCGTGCGCGATCATCAGCTTCCGGTCACGATCACGGAATTGCCTTTTATCCCCCATCGCTACCGGAGATAA